The sequence TCGGCTACATCGCGATCTTCAGCGGCGACACGCTGCCGTGGCTCGGCACGCTGCCGCTGATGATCGCCGCTCACGCCGTGCTGACGCTGCCGTATCTGCTGCAGACGCTGCTGAGCGACCTGCGCCACCTGGGCCTCGCGCATCTCGAGGCCAGCGCGGCAACGCTCGGCGCGACGCCGCTGCGCCAGTTCTTCACGATCGTGCTGCCGAACCTGCGGCACAGCCTGTTTTCCGGCCTCGTGATGGTGGCCGCGCTGTCGATCGGCGAATTCCAGATCTCGAACCTGATCGCGGGCTTCCGCTATCGCAACTATCCGATCGTGCTGCTGCAGGCGTTCTACGGCGCGTCGGGGATGGCCTGCGCGGCGACCGTCGTGCTGCTCGTCCTCGCCGTGCTCGCGACGCTGGTGTCCGTCTGCACGGTGCAACGCCTGAAGTGAATCCGCCATGAGCCTCGATTTCGAAAACGTCAGCTTTCAGTATCCGGGCGCCGGTCACGGCGTCGACGCGGTCACGCTGTCCGCAAGCCAGGGCGAGCTGCTCGCCGTGATGGGCCGCAGCGGCTCCGGCAAATCGACGCTGCTGCGGCTGGCCGCCGGGTTGCTCGACGGCTACCTCGGCCGCATCGCGATCGGCGGCGGCGACGTGGCCGGCGTCCCGGTGTGGCGGCGCGAGGTCGGGATGGTGTTCCAGCATTACGCGCTGTTCCCGAACCTGTCGGTCGTCGACAACGTCGGCTACGGGCTGAAGATGCGCGGCATGGCGGCGGCGCCGCGCCGCCGCCGCGCGCTCGAGATGCTCGAGCGCGTCGGCCTCGCGGCGCAGGCCGGCCGCAGCACGGCGATGCTGTCGGGCGGACAGCAGCAGCGCGTCGCGCTGGCTCGCGCGCTCGTGATCGAGCCGAAGCTGCTGCTGCTCGACGAGCCGCTCGCGGCGCTCGATGCCGGGATTCGTCACCAGTTGCGCGACGAGATCCGCGCGCTGCAGCGCGCATGCGGCGCGACGACGCTGCTCGTCACGCACGACCAGGACGAGGCGCTCAGCATGGCCGACCGCGTGGCGATCGTCGACGGCGGACGCGTGCTGCAGGCCGGCACCCCGCGCGACCTGTACGAGCGCCCGGCGACCGCGCAGGTCGCCCGCTTCGTCGGGCATTCGACGCTGTTGCGCGGCCGCGTGCTCGCGCACGGCGCGGTCGACGTGCGTTTCGCCACGCTGCACGCGGATACGGGCGCGCACCGGCCGGGCGACACGGTCGACGTGCTGGTCCGGCCGGAACACCTGCAGCCCGACCCTCCCGAGCATGCGGCGAACCGCATCGACGGCCGGGTCGGCGAAGTGCGCTATTTCGGCGCGACCCAGCGCTTCGACTTCGTGCCGACGGGCGCGGCCGACGCGCTGCTCGGCGAGGGGCGCGAACTCCCCGCGCGCTGCGTGTCG comes from Burkholderia pyrrocinia and encodes:
- a CDS encoding ABC transporter permease, which encodes MHPSTTPAVAAGVPIRRNKWPRATAGRLLLRALAAAFCLYLALPIALLLIGSVGESWTNTLLPTGVTSHWFVDLATNRSFTRAFGVSLVVALACCAINAVLGLPLAYALHHRALAGRGFAARVVMLMPIAVPALTLGFGYIAIFSGDTLPWLGTLPLMIAAHAVLTLPYLLQTLLSDLRHLGLAHLEASAATLGATPLRQFFTIVLPNLRHSLFSGLVMVAALSIGEFQISNLIAGFRYRNYPIVLLQAFYGASGMACAATVVLLVLAVLATLVSVCTVQRLK
- a CDS encoding ABC transporter ATP-binding protein, coding for MSLDFENVSFQYPGAGHGVDAVTLSASQGELLAVMGRSGSGKSTLLRLAAGLLDGYLGRIAIGGGDVAGVPVWRREVGMVFQHYALFPNLSVVDNVGYGLKMRGMAAAPRRRRALEMLERVGLAAQAGRSTAMLSGGQQQRVALARALVIEPKLLLLDEPLAALDAGIRHQLRDEIRALQRACGATTLLVTHDQDEALSMADRVAIVDGGRVLQAGTPRDLYERPATAQVARFVGHSTLLRGRVLAHGAVDVRFATLHADTGAHRPGDTVDVLVRPEHLQPDPPEHAANRIDGRVGEVRYFGATQRFDFVPTGAADALLGEGRELPARCVSIEPRHLLVLPAA